The DNA sequence ttcttatttattaaatcgaggcaattgtttgatcaaacattgattaatattaagatacaatttatacaaaacgaaattcactttaaagaaagtctttctacaaaacaaacctagcaaaatcgcttgcccgacgtccattacgggctatggcgaattcctgtcgggctaaaaaaaaatgatgcgccttggccgtcgggcggaggaaaaaatattgtaatgtgtttgcattctctcagatttagttaggtaattatgttgtatgtaattcggcgtcatcttgttagccattactatcctcactaacaagtgaaactgtcaggaaattaAGTGAAAgaattaaatccattattcctttcgttcacgtctgatatgcgcgctcctcggctacgctcttcacgagtaggcttgctctagtgctcatcaaaaagtatattaaatgtttatttatttgtaatttcgtttaaccccagagtctaacattattctagcaattccctttttctttctttatttagtaagttaacttaaatatgtgagaacgaaaatatattttttgtgatttgcatgaagagaatatgatgttattagcttcattttaagcatttagtaaccgtatttatttaaacactttaataggttatttaaaaaagtataaggttttttttggttcatttatatttcctgtcactgtgtgcaggttcttttttgtaggctatgagagcccaatatttttttttaccaaaaaggcttaataaatgtcacgttgcattacaatttaaagtatcaataatgtcaaaaatgtgacgtgcagttcgggtgtgtgtgtatgctgtttaaattagtgttctgaagttttgacgaattttatagacttgttatagtttcttattcaaaagtgacacccatagattcaggcccacccggacttaatccatgcccacccatatgtcacgttctgcatccgccactgcttGAGGCATAGCTGAGTGGCTTCCCGTCCTGCAGCAGAACTGCACCGAGACCGTATTTCGATGCGTCCACCTGAAGGTGCAGATCTTTCTGTGGGTCATAGTATGCAAGAACTGGTCCTGGATCTGTAGTTATGAGATCTTTCATTTTTTTGAATGCTGCATCGTGCTGGGAATCCCATATGAACTCGCTGGACTGTTTGAGGAGCTGCCGAAGCGGTGCATTAATGTCCGATAAGCAGGGTGCAAACTTGGACAGGTAATTTACCATTCCCAGGACTGTTTCGAGTTCCGCTTTATTCTTTGGTGGCTCCATGTGCTTGATCGCTGAAACCTTTTCAGGGTCTGGCTTGACTCCTTCAGCAGATAAGCAGTGACCGAAATAGCGAACTTCAGTAGCACTCACAATACTTTTCTCAGGGTTGAGCTTTACACGCCTTTCTCGCGAGACCTTTGCAACATTGCGTGTAAATTGTCGTCATGTTCCTTTTGGGTTCGTCCGTAAACCAGAATATCATCGACGATCGCAACAACACCACTTAGACCTTCATATGTCTCGTCGATTTTGCGCTGAAATTCATCCTGAGCTGAAATTATGCCAAACGGAAGACGCCGAAATCTGTATCGTCCAAATACAGTGTTGAATGTCGTCAACTTGGAAGACTCCTCTGTTAGTTTTATTGCCCAGTACCCTGAACGGGCATCTAAAACACTGAAGTGTTTTGCACCAGTTAGCTTGGGCGTGATGTCTTCTATTGTTGGCAAGGGGTAGTGCGGACGTTTAATGGCTTTATTGAGGTCGCGGGGATCCAATCCTATTATGAGTTTGCCGGTTCTCGGTTTTTCCACGACCCCAATTGCATTTAACCAGTCAGTGGGCTCTGTTACCTTGACGATGACTCCTTGTTTTTCCATATTTTGCAGCTCTTCTTTCAGGCGGCCACGTAAAGCCAGAGGTATCCTTCTCGGTGGATAAACGACTGGAGTTGCATCGGGTTTTAGGTGAATCGTGCACTCCCCTGGAAATAATCCAATGCCATCGAATACATCTGCATATTCCTCCATGATGGACTTTTCTTCCGTTGGTGCATTCACTGAGAGCACTAGCTTAATTAAGTCCAGGTCCAGACATGCTTTTAGACCTAACACAGGCGGTGCTTGCGTGCTGACTATGTAAAAGTCCATCAGTGTTTCTCTGTATTTGTATCTGCACAATAACGTGCATGTCCCTTTAACTGTGAGCATTTGACCACCATATCCAGTGAGGCGATGTTTTGAAGGTGTGAGCTTGCACTGGGCTTGCAGCTTATTAAATGTGTGTAGCGGAATGACATTTACCTGTGCTCCAGTGTCCAATTTGAAGCTAacttcagttttttaatttcCAAGCTGTATGTCTGCAAACGCTTGTTCGGTGTCACATGACTTTTTCAAAACTGCGTCCACGAAAAACTCTGATTGTGTGTCTTCCTCATCACACAAAGCCTCTTTGCCCACTGCATGAACGTTCCTTTTGTAAGCAGAGCGACACACTTTAGCGAAGTGGTTGCGCTTCCCGCATTTGGCACATTGTTTACCTCTTGCAGGGCATTTTTTTTTGAAGCACTGTGAGCCTGGTTGCCACAGTAACCACAAGTTTTGTCGCGCTCCGCAACGTCATTGCTGCTCCAATGTAAGGCTTTTACTGTTCGCTTATGTGACTCTTTCCGTGTGTTGACTGCGTGCACTACTTGATCGTGGGGGCTGTTTGCAAACGTTTTGAGCTGAGCTTGTGCAATTTCGTGTGATCTGGCTATATCCATGGCCTTGTCTAGCGTTAACTCAGAGCCGACGCTCAGCAGCTTCTCCCGCACTCGCGGAGAGTGAATGCCAAACACGATGCGATCTCTGACCATTTCCTCGCTGTCTGCATAAGCACAGTCTTTCACTAACAGCCTTAGCTCAGTCACAAATTGCTCAAAAGTTTCTGTGGCTCCTTGAATTCGCTCATGAAATTTATATCTGGCGAAGATTATGTTCGTTTTGGGCATCACATACGCTTCGTACTTGTCGTAATATGTTTGCAGTACCTTTGCTTCCTCTGTTGTCAGCGTCCAGGTGTTGAAGATATCTCTTCCTTTCTCTCCTATCCACAGGAGCAAATAACTGCAATTTTCGTCTTCACCCCGTTTCTTTAACAGACCCGCGAACATGAGCTCTGCATGCTGTCTGAACTTACGCCATGCATCTGGTAAGTTAGACAATTCCCAATTCATGTGCGGCGATGGTACTCCTGCAAAATCCATTTATTACTTTTCTTCTGACACCATGTCTTGTTCTTCGTTATATTATAACGATGTTGCACTGGACGTGCAGTTTGAAATAAGGAGACGTACAGAGAGTACTGAATAAACTTGGAGCTTTACTGACAAACGTGCAGCAGTATTTACATGTGACATACGACTGCCGCCAAGCGACCAGTCTCTTCACCACTTCCGTCATGCCGTAAATCAGTGTCGTAAATATTCAGTTCTTACATTAATATTACagtgttgatggctcagagcacgttataaaacgtatttttaaaatccacatttctgttttaataaatgcttatagcaaatcatagcatattgtctaaaacattaggtagcacatttgcgacccattaaaaattagggtcgcaacggcacccagatagcacaggtacgtctgcaagatgtctggtaaagatctggagatctggaatacatctggtgtgtaaaaacatcttataaaggtcttagaaagagctgctttacatacattctaaatcaaaaacgtcttgcagacgtcttcaatatgtctatatgacatcttttaggaaacgtctcagagacgtattgcagatgagcaaacaatctaaataatacgtcttgcagatgtaaacgcagacatcaaatagacgtcttcgagatgtatgtgtgctatcagggcagttcaaaaggtcgcatatgcgaccattttggtcgcagtgtagctccctgcaTCTGGACTCTAATTGGATCTATAAGATAGTTAGGATATGACTGTAATATGCTGCGATATTAAAGAGAAAGCAGACAGACACCCTCATTGCAGGGTTACTTAGTTTACAGCTAACTTCCGGGTGTGCGTGGAAACCCCATACATAAACAAGTGGGCGTGGCTTAACGTGCCCATCACTCAGCACATCTATTACATTCCTTCACCTTAAGAATTAAACataatccctcctgcagtgtgtgcaaacctctgtaactgcaaacaaaggctactgtaccaaatattaacattgattttctcaggtgttcaaatacttattgtcttcactgtatataaatatgcaaatagtCCCAGCCTCCGCTCTTTCGCACCACCTCAGACAATCCAGCCAAATCAAATGGCAAAAAgtgaaaaatttattttctggGATGCACATTGacaaacaattaacacttaaagaataaaacaaattattgtAGAAACTTTGGTCTACGCAATGGATGcagcatttgaaaaaaaaaaaggttttacttAGTTGGTCAAGGCAATGAGGCCATTTGTATACGACATacattaacaaatgttttatcattTCAAAAAAACATCGATACATTTAATCTCAAAATTCAATtaatgaaacacacacacacacacgtataacaataaaataaaagacatatACACATAAAAGCATTTGGTAAAAAATGTAGAAAAGTTGTTTTGTGAGAGGAATGTTATGCTTCTCTAGTATTTCTGTCAGATTTGGCAACTAGTAATCGGGGTCTGTCTCCTGATGTCTGAATGAGCTCCctgccactgcaaacacacaaacaaaaaacattacagtgattttattgacacagaaaatataacaaaagtgctttataaatgaCTAAGAGTTACAATAATACTTATTAACAAATTGTCAAATCCTAATGCATCACTTGTGCTTTCCTGGTAGAGCAttacacactgtcagaaattaaGGTAAAAAACTGTACCTGGCTCAATCTATAGTCATTTTACTCACGTTTGGTAGTCCACCCCAACCAGACTGAGTCCATTCACTGCTAGAATACGATCCCCTGGTCTCAGCCGCTGGGACAAAGCAGCAGGAGATTCCGGCATTACGGATTTGATGTATATTCCATTGACTTTAAATGGTGTTTCCTGtttaaataaagattactgtataatatttatataatattatgaCATGCCCACCAAAAATACAATACTAAACAACGAGACAGTAAGAATTTGTTACATATTCATTACCACATATTGTCACTTTTAGTGTTTGATTTTCTATAAGCAGTTTTTTGGATAAGACTGATGCAAACTTTTAGACATAATATCCTAAAATGGCCAAGTATTTATTGATTCCAATTTATTTTGCTATTAGTCAATAACACAAAACATCTGaaagtgtattttaaaaatattgcaTATAGACGAATGATGCAAACATTGCCTACTGATCCACTGACCTGTCCATCTACCAATGCCAGACCCAAACCACATGATCCTCTCTGCAACTCCAGCACAAACACATCTTCCTCATCACCCTCACCTTCAAAAACATAttatacacaccaaacacgtgTCACCATTTTAGCATCTTGACCTCATAATGGTTTTTTACATTCGGtgtatttaaaaacaatgaAGACAAAATCCTGCTACCTTCTTGTTTGATATCAGTAAGGTATTTGGAGGTCTGATGGTGTGATATCGTCTCCTGCTGGTCTGTTTCAGGATCCATCAGCTCAAGGTTTTGCAGTGGGTTTGGTGGTGTAAGTAAAAATGGGGCCGAGCGCTCCACACTGCTGGGATGCAACCCTTTCATCTGTAACTCGAGATTTTGAAGCTTCTTTGTTAAAATAGTTTCACAAGAGCTCAAATCATTTGTTCCAGCCCAAGGAAAAACTTTCTCCGTGTGCCCAAGTTCAAGATGAGCTGTTGGATGAGCTTCCAGTTTAGTAAATTTGGCTTCTGTTGGTACAGCGGAGACGAActgtaaaaacacagaaataggCAAATTTATTATTCTGTCATTTACCATAAAGTTTTTGGCTGTGTACAAAATAGCCCCATTTACTCTCATTCACTACTCCCTAGTACATTACTTCACGAATGTTGTGCACTTAAAGTAGTGAATTTACACATCGAAAGGAACGTTTACAGGACTCCAAGTAATAAAATGGCATCTTTTGGCTGTTCATATACATTTTGGGGCTTTCaaagtgcatgttttttaaaactaaacCATTATCATCTCCATATAAACTACAAAAGGTGCATTTGTGAAATTGGTGACTTCATGCGTATTACGTGTTCAAACATCGCCAACTACAGGCCTGGTATGGGTAATACAACATGCTCATTTTTGTTGATCCATGTGAACAGGACTGTTTTGAAAGTTAgccatgaatttttttcttcaagactgatcataattgttttaagtgtgttacatagaaaggtggatttgtctaatttaaatccaaataataagactgattagccctaactaattgctagttagtcagaatcattcttaagacgcagtcttaacgtcacggccatgtttatgcaaccggccactggtTTCAGCTAAGACTTGTCTGTGAAATCAGGCCTATatgtttttggtctttttcgagggcgcatgatgcaaagctcataaaaacatatattgagcccatcatgtgtgtggctcgtcctatcaaaatatgagtttggcgcgtcatgtgaacctatgagcattaggggtgtcctcgactaaggatttacatattcgaatcagaattgtcgaatctttccatAGTCGAATCAtatctatgtgtgtgcatgggttgggagggggccagacaaggtacaaattggtaacttttattttctttcacaagcagcacacataaacaactttctgttaaagtgaccaaaactgtctttcaagtgatgaacgaagacaaaactgacgatgcatttatatatttattttttttaaggtaaaatatataaggcaacatttgcttatttattcctcataacattttaaagccacgatctacagaacatcacacaaaaatacattttgataactaaacctaaaacaatttattaaacgttaatttataacatgaaaaacactgaaattaatgattttatagacactatgcgttattatttagcacagaaatacctgcttgcttgctcTGACTTTGAtaatctctgtattcactttagatacagaaagaccggatgatattatttatttcaggaatctctttgctatcatttaaaagtgaacaccaaccaatattaaatcacaagaaagacattcgtgtcaggcagaaataggttcggtgcagatagtttccgtttcatcaccgaaattttaaaaaacggcttacctgttatgtagtttaacttttgacaagataaccaaaatgtatgataaatacattttaaaaacttatacccgtcgaaaaacatccgttttttaatgtttagtttgataaactcctaaatatgagacgcagagcacctagcccgttcggctaaattacatacgcaagcatggccagcacgcaatagcgcaacatcgatacaacgaaaagctatccaaaatgtacagacttaaattagatcagaatgtACGTTTAtaatagatacatttttttaataaaataaggtcagaagtaacaaagtgcagaacaaatgtgcaaaatgcctcaagtgcacgaaaacaaaacacaagccaaatagatacatcagataacccagagtgatttataaataaaataaaataaattattaaaagaatagaaaagtatagccagaatataattgccagctttgtcttttaaatgtagaaacaaagaggcaatggtttattaacgaaGAAACCTCCAGGTGGGGCAAACCCATATTGAAATGTTGGCTGGGGCAGGCTCACCATAgatgttaaaaatgtgttttatttatatagcgtattttatataaacatgtTTAGATGTAGAAACTTACCTGATTTAGGATAGGTAACGCCGTAACGATAAGGATGTCATCCGGGCGGAAAGTAAAGTCCTCGTTGTATTTTAGACATTCAGGAGGGTGCAAGTGAGTTGGGACGAACACCCCTTTATATACAGAGTACAATtctgcctctgtcattttctaaACTACACAAACCCTTAGAACAGATCTGAAacgtaaaaatgtaaaatctgtAATGTAAAACCGTGAACAAGATGTATGAAGATCTCGGTTTATCACATCTGATAGTGATCGAGTAAGGCGCCTTAATCCTCCTCAACTTTTAGAGGTGCAAATAAAAATGCTTTGGTAGTGTAAATCGCGTGGTCGACAGGTTGCCCAAATAAAACGACGCGTAACCTGAAGCACCATTCAGTTCTCCAACACGAAGGGTCAACTGATTTAAGGTATGTGGATAAAGAAGCCAGGGTGAGGGTCTGTCTGCGTCCTGGACGACTACAAGAAATTAAATTCCAGGACTTTCCACGCCCCTCCAAAAAGCACACGAAATTCATCTGTttggtaaaaaaagttttttttttttaaattaaaactttatatttttgttgAAAGTCTTgggtttgtaaaaaaaaccgTTAATATTAGCTAACATTAATCCTAACCGCTTTATCGATAAGTGGCTAGATTGatgcatacactgcaaaaatataagTGTCGACTGCATGTGCCGTATGACATCAGAACTCCGCGAGAACGGTTCGAGAATATACTGCTCTGTATACTTTCgatttgctctcgcg is a window from the Misgurnus anguillicaudatus chromosome 4, ASM2758022v2, whole genome shotgun sequence genome containing:
- the LOC141363686 gene encoding ras-associating and dilute domain-containing protein-like, with protein sequence MKGLHPSSVERSAPFLLTPPNPLQNLELMDPETDQQETISHHQTSKYLTDIKQEGEGDEEDVFVLELQRGSCGLGLALVDGQETPFKVNGIYIKSVMPESPAALSQRLRPGDRILAVNGLSLVGVDYQTGRELIQTSGDRPRLLVAKSDRNTREA